The Gammaproteobacteria bacterium genome has a segment encoding these proteins:
- a CDS encoding EAL domain-containing protein encodes MLTNSLLPIDGGAKRPSLSAAGMRAVDRERMELLCSQGATAMVIGLMVVMVLAAALRGVVDTAWMAAWIAAHVILTLARLTMIARFRRREETGLENLRHWVYAYLAGAALAGLLWASVGLVLDPQWPELKLVMMYVVLTGIMAGAIASNAVIYPVFLAFSLPIIGVIAGWPLVQGSYEHTVFGLVVALLSGFYLVVAYRYNRAIRALIMIRLRNKDLAETLGKRNEEIRAEMLERKRAESVLRRERQLFLGGPVVAFRCRASDGWPIESISPNVIQFGLSFETLVEEAVTLQELIHPDDRGPVARTMTRAFARSGGPFSEVDYRLSLENGKEYWVHCYYVPQFDGTGDVSHFDGYLLDITGVKETEQALAREKERAQVTLHSIGDAVLTTDPNGSVVSMNPVAEDLTGWNQADARSRPVGLIYQVSDESSGAAIDNPLESCLTPEGPWIKSSHLVLHRKDGGSLPIRQTVAAIRPDQDKEPVGATIVFHDMSETRSMARQLEYHASHDALTGLINRREFELRLDHGLLTAREEYKQHICMYLDLDQFKIVNDTCGHVAGDELLRQLSGMLQGQLRGSDTLARLGGDEFGVLLEGCSLEEGSRIANKIRALVREHRFVWEDRTFEIGVSIGIVSIDEQSIDIATVLSQADVACYAAKDMGRNRIHVYEESDEEMSRRHDEIKRVSQITRALEEDRLELYFQEIRPLGHAPSAGLHIEILVRMLDENGGLIRPDDFLPAAERYNLMPAVDRWVVRTTFEWYHRHAMGMNAQCVINLSGTTLSDKEFLAFVRAQFREKKIPPPSICFEITETAAIANLSTATEFMAQLKEFGCKFSLDDFGSGLSSFAYLKSLPVDYLKIDGGFVRDMLTDPVDLTMVSAINEVGQSMGLRTIAEYAESEGIVRELRRLAVDYAQGYGVAKPKPLRLLKLNSGRKRPGRFGARGYRK; translated from the coding sequence ATGCTGACAAATTCCCTGTTACCCATTGACGGGGGTGCCAAGAGGCCCTCCCTGAGCGCGGCCGGCATGCGGGCCGTGGACAGGGAGCGCATGGAGCTTCTGTGCAGCCAGGGCGCCACGGCAATGGTGATCGGCCTGATGGTCGTCATGGTCTTGGCGGCAGCGCTGCGGGGCGTGGTCGACACCGCGTGGATGGCTGCGTGGATCGCCGCGCACGTGATCCTCACCCTCGCGCGCCTTACGATGATAGCCCGGTTCAGACGCCGTGAGGAGACCGGGCTGGAGAACCTCAGGCACTGGGTCTACGCCTACCTCGCCGGTGCCGCGCTCGCCGGGCTGCTGTGGGCGTCGGTCGGTCTGGTGCTGGACCCGCAATGGCCAGAACTCAAGCTGGTCATGATGTACGTCGTGCTCACCGGGATCATGGCCGGCGCGATTGCGTCCAACGCCGTGATCTATCCCGTGTTCCTGGCCTTCTCGCTGCCGATCATCGGGGTCATCGCGGGCTGGCCCCTCGTTCAGGGATCGTATGAGCACACCGTTTTCGGGCTCGTCGTCGCCCTGCTGTCCGGCTTCTACCTGGTCGTGGCCTACCGGTACAACCGGGCCATCCGGGCGCTCATCATGATTCGTTTGCGGAACAAGGACCTCGCCGAGACCCTCGGCAAGCGCAATGAGGAGATCCGAGCGGAGATGCTCGAGCGCAAGCGGGCCGAGAGCGTGCTGCGTCGCGAGCGGCAGTTGTTTCTCGGCGGGCCGGTGGTGGCGTTTCGCTGCAGGGCCAGCGACGGGTGGCCCATCGAGTCCATCAGCCCCAACGTCATCCAGTTCGGACTCAGTTTCGAGACCCTCGTCGAGGAGGCGGTCACCCTGCAGGAACTGATCCATCCCGATGATCGTGGTCCGGTGGCCCGGACGATGACCCGGGCGTTTGCACGCAGCGGGGGGCCGTTCAGCGAGGTGGACTATCGCCTCTCGCTGGAGAACGGGAAGGAATACTGGGTCCATTGTTATTACGTGCCACAGTTTGACGGGACCGGTGACGTCTCCCATTTCGACGGGTATCTGCTGGATATCACCGGTGTCAAGGAAACCGAGCAGGCCCTTGCCAGGGAGAAGGAACGCGCCCAGGTGACGCTGCATTCGATCGGTGACGCCGTCCTCACGACGGATCCGAACGGCTCCGTCGTGAGTATGAATCCGGTCGCCGAGGACCTCACCGGCTGGAATCAGGCGGACGCACGTTCCCGGCCGGTCGGCCTGATCTACCAGGTCAGCGACGAGAGCAGCGGTGCCGCGATCGACAACCCCCTTGAGAGCTGCCTCACGCCCGAGGGTCCATGGATCAAGAGCAGCCACCTGGTCCTGCACAGAAAGGATGGCGGGTCCCTGCCGATCCGGCAGACCGTGGCGGCGATCCGGCCGGACCAGGATAAGGAACCCGTGGGCGCGACGATCGTGTTTCACGACATGTCCGAGACCCGCTCCATGGCCAGGCAACTGGAGTACCACGCGAGTCACGATGCATTGACCGGACTGATCAACCGGCGCGAGTTCGAGTTGCGTCTCGACCACGGGTTGCTGACGGCTCGGGAGGAGTACAAGCAACACATCTGCATGTACCTCGATCTCGATCAGTTCAAGATCGTCAATGACACCTGCGGTCACGTCGCCGGCGACGAACTCCTGAGACAGCTATCCGGTATGTTGCAGGGACAGCTTCGCGGGTCCGACACCCTGGCGCGCCTGGGCGGTGACGAGTTCGGGGTGCTGCTCGAGGGCTGCTCGCTGGAAGAGGGGAGTCGGATCGCCAACAAGATCCGCGCCCTGGTCAGGGAACATCGGTTCGTGTGGGAGGACAGGACCTTCGAGATCGGCGTCAGTATCGGTATCGTGTCCATCGACGAGCAGAGTATCGATATTGCCACGGTGCTGAGCCAGGCGGACGTGGCGTGCTATGCGGCGAAAGACATGGGTCGGAACCGGATCCACGTCTACGAGGAGAGCGACGAGGAGATGTCCCGTCGCCACGACGAGATCAAGCGGGTCTCGCAGATCACGAGGGCGCTGGAGGAGGACCGCCTGGAACTCTATTTTCAGGAGATCCGACCGCTGGGACACGCCCCTAGCGCAGGCCTGCACATCGAGATACTGGTGCGCATGCTCGACGAGAACGGCGGTCTGATCCGGCCGGACGACTTTCTTCCGGCCGCCGAGCGATACAACCTGATGCCCGCGGTCGACCGCTGGGTCGTGCGGACGACCTTCGAGTGGTACCACCGGCACGCCATGGGGATGAACGCACAATGTGTCATCAACCTCTCGGGGACGACCCTGAGCGACAAGGAATTCCTGGCGTTCGTGCGCGCGCAGTTCCGCGAGAAGAAGATCCCTCCGCCGTCGATCTGTTTCGAGATCACCGAGACGGCCGCGATCGCCAACCTGAGCACGGCCACGGAGTTCATGGCGCAGCTCAAGGAGTTTGGCTGCAAATTTTCGCTGGACGACTTCGGCAGCGGACTGAGTTCGTTCGCCTACCTTAAGTCCTTGCCGGTAGACTACCTGAAGATCGACGGGGGTTTCGTGCGGGATATGCTGACCGACCCCGTCGATCTGACGATGGTCTCGGCGATCAATGAGGTGGGCCAGTCGATGGGATTGCGGACCATCGCCGAATATGCCGAAAGCGAGGGCATCGTCCGGGAACTGAGACGTCTGGCGGTGGACTATGCGCAGGGCTACGGGGTGGCCAAACCGAAGCCCCTGCGCCTGCTGAAGCTGAACTCCGGGCGCAAGCGGCCCGGTCGCTTCGGCGCCAGAGGATATCGCAAGTAG
- the ampD gene encoding 1,6-anhydro-N-acetylmuramyl-L-alanine amidase AmpD, protein MYVDPERGLLDVARQVASPNCDERPSGSVPELIVVHNISLPPGEFGGFWIESLFTNALDPDRHPYFAGIAGLRVSAHLFLDRGGNPIQFVPFHRRAWHAGVSSYCGREACNDFSIGIELEGADDAPFDPRQYASLAAAIQALLRAYPTLDRDRIRGHEHIAPGRKTDPGPWFDWSWFRMMLEAKDPQGRSG, encoded by the coding sequence GTGTATGTCGATCCAGAAAGGGGGCTGCTCGATGTGGCCCGCCAGGTTGCATCCCCGAATTGTGACGAGCGGCCGTCCGGCTCGGTCCCGGAGCTGATCGTCGTTCACAATATCAGCCTGCCGCCGGGAGAGTTTGGCGGGTTCTGGATCGAGTCGCTGTTCACCAACGCACTCGACCCGGACAGGCATCCGTACTTCGCCGGCATCGCCGGACTGCGGGTGTCCGCCCACCTGTTCCTCGATCGCGGCGGAAACCCGATCCAGTTCGTGCCGTTTCATCGGCGCGCCTGGCATGCCGGGGTGTCGTCCTACTGTGGTCGGGAGGCCTGCAACGACTTTTCGATCGGTATCGAACTGGAGGGCGCCGACGATGCGCCGTTCGACCCGCGGCAGTATGCGTCCCTGGCAGCAGCCATCCAGGCACTGCTGCGCGCCTATCCGACACTGGACCGCGATCGGATCCGGGGACACGAGCACATCGCCCCCGGCAGGAAGACCGATCCCGGTCCGTGGTTCGACTGGTCCTGGTTCCGGATGATGCTCGAGGCCAAAGATCCGCAGGGGAGATCGGGTTAG
- a CDS encoding UvrD-helicase domain-containing protein → MRTDDALNPRQREAVTHLGTPLLVLAGAGSGKTRVITRKIAWLIQECGFRPGSVFAVTFTNKAARQMRDRVMQLLGRERTRGLTVSTFHAFGLAFLHSESSASGLRPGISILDARDSENLMGELIETRADAGAVAAARSAIGAWKNASVSPEAAAGSAEDEITALHARLYARYQRQLRAYNAVDFDDLVNLPAEILNRDDAVRERWQGRVRHLLIDEYQDTNGSQYELMRLLVGRGNGLTVVGDDDQSIYAWRGARPENLAHLSRDFPSLAVVKLEQNYRSTDRILQSANCLIAANPHLFAKRLWSDQGPGDPLRVLTCRDPDHEANRIVSDIIRLKFRHRDRYRDYAVLYRGNYQSRPLERALRESNVPYRVSGGTSFFERTEIKDILAYLRLLANPDDTPAFLRVVNIPRRQIGASTLEKTAHYAGERGVSILDACSEVGLANSLPEQARTRLSRFADWVTESARQASGRDPSRVARDVVDRLGYLDWLRDTSASTAAAESRCANVAELLEWLQRIVRRDPETATLEGLVSHVALMDLLDRNDDGKERDAVQLMTLHAAKGLEFPHVWLAGMEENLLPHHGNLEGAGLEEERRLAYVGITRARKNLTLTWAAARSRQGERVESEPSRFLSELPESHLNWERRPSSPDSAEAREAAKAHLANLKEMLGM, encoded by the coding sequence ATGCGAACCGACGACGCACTCAATCCCCGCCAGCGAGAAGCGGTCACGCATCTCGGCACGCCCCTGCTGGTCCTGGCCGGCGCGGGTAGCGGAAAGACGCGCGTCATCACACGCAAGATCGCGTGGCTGATCCAGGAATGCGGCTTCAGACCCGGTTCCGTGTTCGCCGTCACGTTCACCAACAAGGCCGCCAGGCAGATGCGTGATCGGGTGATGCAACTGCTCGGGCGCGAGCGGACACGCGGCCTGACGGTATCCACCTTTCATGCCTTCGGTCTCGCGTTTCTGCACAGCGAGTCGTCAGCTTCGGGCTTGCGCCCCGGCATCTCCATCCTCGACGCCCGGGACAGCGAGAACCTTATGGGGGAGCTGATTGAAACCCGCGCCGATGCCGGCGCCGTCGCGGCAGCACGCTCCGCCATCGGCGCGTGGAAGAACGCGTCGGTCTCCCCGGAGGCCGCCGCGGGAAGTGCCGAAGACGAGATCACCGCCCTGCACGCCCGGCTCTACGCGCGCTACCAGCGCCAGCTCAGGGCATACAACGCGGTCGATTTCGACGATCTCGTCAACCTGCCCGCCGAGATCCTCAACCGGGACGATGCCGTACGGGAACGCTGGCAGGGGCGGGTGAGGCACCTACTGATCGACGAGTATCAGGACACGAACGGTTCACAATATGAATTGATGCGCCTGCTCGTCGGCCGGGGGAACGGCCTGACCGTGGTCGGTGACGATGACCAGTCCATCTACGCCTGGAGGGGTGCGCGACCGGAGAATCTCGCCCACCTGAGCCGGGATTTCCCGTCGCTGGCTGTGGTAAAGCTGGAGCAGAACTACCGGTCGACCGACCGAATCCTGCAATCCGCGAACTGTCTCATCGCGGCGAATCCGCATCTGTTCGCTAAACGGCTCTGGAGCGACCAGGGACCGGGCGACCCGTTGCGGGTCCTGACGTGCAGGGACCCCGACCACGAGGCCAACCGGATCGTCTCGGACATCATCCGCCTGAAATTCCGTCACCGGGACCGATATCGCGACTACGCCGTGCTCTATCGGGGCAATTATCAATCCCGCCCACTGGAACGGGCCCTGCGGGAGAGCAACGTCCCCTACCGGGTCAGCGGCGGCACCTCGTTCTTCGAGCGCACCGAGATCAAGGACATCCTTGCCTACCTCAGGCTGCTCGCCAATCCAGACGACACCCCGGCATTTCTGCGCGTCGTCAATATACCGAGGCGACAAATCGGCGCGTCGACGCTGGAGAAGACGGCACACTATGCCGGGGAACGAGGTGTCTCGATACTCGACGCCTGCAGCGAAGTGGGACTGGCAAACAGCCTTCCGGAACAGGCCCGGACACGCCTCTCGCGCTTCGCCGACTGGGTCACCGAGTCCGCGCGGCAGGCCTCCGGCAGGGATCCCTCGCGCGTCGCCCGGGACGTGGTGGATCGACTCGGCTACCTGGACTGGCTGAGGGACACCTCGGCCAGCACTGCAGCGGCGGAAAGCCGTTGCGCGAACGTCGCGGAGCTGCTGGAATGGCTGCAACGGATCGTGCGGCGGGATCCGGAAACGGCCACCCTGGAGGGGTTGGTGTCCCACGTGGCATTGATGGATCTGCTCGACCGCAACGACGATGGAAAGGAGCGGGATGCGGTGCAGCTCATGACGCTGCATGCCGCCAAGGGGCTCGAGTTTCCCCACGTATGGCTCGCCGGGATGGAAGAAAACCTGCTGCCCCACCACGGCAATCTGGAAGGAGCCGGATTGGAAGAAGAACGAAGACTGGCGTACGTGGGCATCACGCGTGCCCGAAAGAACCTGACCTTGACCTGGGCGGCGGCGCGTTCCAGGCAGGGCGAGCGGGTCGAAAGCGAACCGAGCCGATTCCTATCCGAACTTCCGGAATCCCACCTGAATTGGGAACGCCGCCCGTCGTCGCCCGACAGCGCCGAGGCCAGGGAAGCCGCAAAGGCCCACCTTGCCAATCTGAAGGAGATGCTGGGGATGTGA